From Patescibacteria group bacterium, one genomic window encodes:
- a CDS encoding His/Gly/Thr/Pro-type tRNA ligase C-terminal domain-containing protein, with product MLQSKLFTKVTKEAPKDEVSFNAQVLIRAGFIDKLSAGVYSFLPLGLRVLQKISDIIREEMDKIGGEEILMPVLIPKENMETTGRWEAFDVLFKLKGADEKEYALGATHEEVIVPLAKKFLFSYRDLPIMPYQIQTKFRNELRAKSGIMRGREFSMKDLYSFHADQADLDKFYEVAKHAYFKIFDRFGLGDITYLTYASGGSFAKYSHEFQTLCAAGEDIIYICDNCRVAINREIIAEQTQCPICGGKKFREAKAVEVGNIFKLANRFSSPFGLQYVDKNGEKKDVVMGCFGIGPSRAMGTVVEICHDERGIIWPEEIAPFKVHLILLGNKASWGNNKKEADQLYEKLQEQGVEVLYDEREEAGAGEKFAEADLIGCPIRLVISDKTLAEGAVEVKKRNSDQVKLIKLDSPVKDFLA from the coding sequence ATGCTTCAATCCAAGCTTTTCACCAAAGTGACCAAAGAGGCGCCAAAAGACGAAGTAAGCTTTAACGCTCAAGTTTTGATCCGGGCCGGTTTTATCGACAAGCTTTCGGCGGGTGTTTATTCTTTTTTACCTTTGGGACTGCGAGTCTTGCAGAAGATCAGCGATATTATTCGCGAGGAAATGGATAAGATCGGCGGCGAGGAAATTTTGATGCCGGTTTTAATTCCTAAAGAAAACATGGAAACAACCGGCCGCTGGGAAGCTTTTGACGTTCTCTTCAAGCTGAAAGGCGCGGACGAAAAAGAATACGCCTTAGGCGCTACCCATGAAGAAGTTATCGTGCCGCTGGCTAAGAAATTTTTATTCTCTTACCGCGACCTGCCGATCATGCCTTATCAAATCCAGACTAAATTCCGCAATGAATTGCGGGCCAAGTCCGGAATCATGCGCGGCCGGGAATTTTCCATGAAAGACCTCTATTCTTTCCATGCCGATCAAGCGGACCTGGATAAATTCTATGAAGTAGCCAAGCATGCTTATTTTAAGATTTTCGACCGTTTCGGCCTGGGGGACATTACCTATTTAACTTATGCTTCCGGCGGTTCTTTCGCCAAATATTCCCACGAGTTCCAGACGCTTTGCGCGGCGGGCGAGGATATAATTTACATTTGCGATAATTGCCGCGTCGCCATCAATCGCGAAATCATCGCCGAGCAGACGCAATGCCCGATTTGCGGCGGCAAAAAATTCCGTGAAGCCAAAGCCGTGGAAGTCGGCAATATTTTCAAGCTGGCTAATCGTTTCTCCAGCCCGTTCGGATTGCAATATGTCGATAAAAACGGGGAAAAGAAAGACGTAGTGATGGGTTGCTTTGGCATCGGCCCTTCCCGGGCAATGGGTACGGTGGTGGAAATTTGCCATGACGAGCGCGGCATTATTTGGCCGGAGGAAATCGCGCCCTTCAAGGTTCATCTGATTTTATTGGGCAACAAGGCCAGCTGGGGAAATAACAAAAAAGAAGCCGACCAGCTGTATGAAAAATTGCAAGAGCAGGGGGTTGAAGTTTTGTATGACGAACGGGAAGAAGCCGGGGCGGGCGAAAAATTCGCCGAAGCCGATCTGATCGGCTGCCCGATCAGGCTGGTAATAAGTGATAAGACGCTCGCCGAAGGCGCGGTGGAAGTTAAGAAAAGAAACAGCGATCAGGTGAAGCTAATTAAATTGGATAGCCCAGTAAAAGATTTTTTAGCCTAA
- the secF gene encoding protein translocase subunit SecF — protein MKIIQHRKIWFAIAIILAIASIAALFIWHLKFGIDFTGGSLQELSFNGDRPTVTDVQDKLSGLDLGGLIVQPVGEQDMILRFQSTENQVHTKILEKLGTSSVEELRFDSVGPSIGSELKRKTFYAVVVSIIIILIYIAFAFRKVSRPVESWKYGLCSVIALAFNVLVVLGTFSVLGKYAEMEINAPFIAALLTILGYTINDTIVVFDRVRENLPKSELDFEGTVNMSINQTLVRSINTSSTVILVLIAIFLFGGASIRDFTLAMAIGVFIGTWSSIFLASPLLLLFEKKS, from the coding sequence ATGAAAATAATCCAACATCGAAAAATCTGGTTCGCTATCGCTATAATTCTCGCCATTGCTTCGATTGCCGCGCTGTTCATTTGGCATCTGAAATTCGGCATTGATTTTACCGGCGGCAGCTTGCAAGAATTGAGTTTCAACGGTGATCGGCCGACGGTGACCGATGTGCAGGACAAATTATCCGGCCTTGATTTGGGCGGCTTGATCGTCCAACCGGTGGGCGAGCAAGATATGATCCTGCGCTTTCAAAGCACGGAAAATCAGGTCCATACCAAGATTTTGGAAAAATTAGGCACTTCTTCAGTGGAAGAATTGCGTTTTGATTCGGTCGGTCCGTCAATCGGTTCAGAATTGAAAAGAAAAACTTTTTACGCCGTTGTCGTTTCCATTATCATTATTCTTATTTATATCGCCTTCGCTTTCCGCAAGGTCTCCCGCCCGGTGGAATCGTGGAAGTACGGCTTGTGCTCGGTGATTGCCCTGGCTTTCAACGTCTTGGTGGTTTTGGGAACTTTCTCGGTTTTAGGAAAATACGCCGAGATGGAAATCAACGCGCCGTTCATCGCCGCCTTGCTTACCATTCTGGGCTACACCATTAATGATACGATCGTCGTTTTTGATCGCGTGCGGGAAAATTTGCCCAAGAGCGAGTTGGACTTCGAAGGCACGGTCAATATGAGCATCAATCAAACCTTGGTGCGCTCAATCAATACTTCCAGCACCGTGATCCTGGTCTTGATCGCCATTTTCCTCTTCGGCGGCGCTTCGATCCGCGACTTCACCTTGGCGATGGCCATCGGCGTCTTCATCGGCACCTGGAGCTCGATCTTCCTCGCTTCGCCTTTATTGCTTCTCTTTGAAAAGAAGTCCTAA